Proteins from a genomic interval of Schistosoma mansoni strain Puerto Rico chromosome 6, complete genome:
- a CDS encoding serine/threonine kinase → MSTRGNYALSDFIRLEKIGEGTYGVVYKCKNKVNGKFAALKKIRLENDEEGVPSTAIREISLLKELQHPNIVNLEQVIMENGRLYLVFEYLNLDLKRYLDDSGRKNLLEPGIVKSFMYQMLQGLLFCHGRRVIHRDLKPQNILVDIGRKIVKLADFGLARAFGIPVRVLTHEVVTLWYRAPEILLGAQRYSCAVDIWSMGCIFSEVSTKEALFRGDSEIDQLFRIFRLLGTPSEEVWPGVSSLPEYQKKSFPIWRNSKLSIQDNIAKAFSSPGLDLLQAMLIYEPSRRITARDALLHPYFSDLDKSLVPATGEEYIGLPLDQLPREVAAIFLADGGEVYHNSNDTENNTSNLCVAVQPDTVQLGSAAVPTAKYLADCKKQAHQTVGAVNSKSSHHVAPLADNHETNMSIS, encoded by the exons ATGTCGACACGCGGTAATTACGCCCTGTCCGACTTTATAAGACTAGAGAAAATCGGCGAAG GCACATACGGAGTCGTGTACAAATGTAAAAACAAAGTCAACGGGAAATTCGCTGCACTCAAAAAGATACGTCTCGAAAATGACGAAGAGGGTGTCCCCTCGACAGCTATTCGGGAAATATCACTTCTAAAAGAATTGCAACATCCTAACATAGTGAA TCTCGAGCAGGTGATCATGGAGAACGGAAGACTGTACTTAGTTTTTGAGTACCTAAATTTGGATTTAAAGCGCTATTTGGATGACAGTGGAAGAAAAAACTTGCTCGAACCTGGCATTGTTAAG AGCTTTATGTATCAAATGCTGCAAGGTCTGTTGTTTTGTCACGGTAGGAGAGTTATTCACAGGGATCTAAAGCCCCAAAATATCCTGGTTGATATTGGAAGGAAAATTGTTAAACTTGCAGATTTCGGTTTGGCTCGCGCTTTTGGAATTCCTGTTCGTGTACTAACTCATGAG GTTGTTACTTTATGGTATCGAGCTCCAGAAATCTTGCTTGGGGCTCAAAGGTATTCTTGTGCCGTAGATATTTGGTCTATGGGCTGTATCTTTTCGGAGGTTTCAACGAAAGAAGCTTTGTTTCGAGGAGATTCGGAAATAGATCAACTTTTTCGCATCTTCCGGCTCCTTGGTACTCCATCAGAAGAAGTTTGGCCAGGAGTTTCAAGTTTGCCGGAATATCAAAAGAAAAGTTTTCCTATTTGGCGCAATTCAAAGTTGTCTATTCAAGATAATATAGCTAAAGCCTTCAGCAGTCCTGGTCTTGATTTGCTTCAG GCTATGCTGATCTATGAACCTTCGCGGCGTATTACTGCAAGGGATGCACTTTTGCATCCTTATTTTTCTGACTTGGACAAATCTCTTGTGCCAGCAACTGGTGAAGAGTACATTGGTTTGCCATTAGACCAGTTACCGCGTGAAGTTGCTGCTATATTTCTAGCAGATGGCGGCGAAGTATATCATAATTCCAACGATACTGAAAATAATACTAGCAATTTATGTGTTGCCGTCCAACCTGATACCGTACAATTAGGAAGTGCAGCAGTCCCTACAGCGAAATATTTGGCTGACTGCAAAAAGCAAGCGCATCAAACAGTAGGTGCAGTTAATTCCAAGTCTAGTCACCATGTGGCACCATTGGCAGACAATCACGAAACTAATATGTCAATTAGCTAG
- a CDS encoding putative translation initiation factor gives MLRKAHSGRCGFASIQFISDQSNPILALFHFFKIAGESCACLYNHNSGTKGFTFGNNPLLLFFSSLVSSQFRFTLIVNIIYSSVDVDNIIITICPSILDGIFTLNSQHESLSICQAQHMQVGSWLLELPFHGLQYELTWCIHMCNDDLLLLSKVFENVASFYLKKCLQITWIS, from the coding sequence ATGTTAAGAAAAGCACACTCTGGGCGGTGTGGATTCGCTTCGATACAATTCATATCAGATCAGTCTAATCCAATCCTTgctttatttcatttctttaaaaTTGCTGGTGAGTCTTGTGCATGCCTTTATAATCATAACTCAGGTACAAAGGGGTTTACTTTTGGAAAtaatccattattattattttttagttCACTTGTGTCCAGTCAGTTCCGCTTTACACTGATTGTTAACATCATTTATTCTTCTGTAGATGTTGATAATATAATTATAACTATTTGTCCAAGCATCTTAGACGGCATTTTTACGTTAAACAGTCAACATGAATCTCTCAGCATTTGTCAAGCACAGCACATGCAGGTGGGTTCGTGGTTATTAGAACTTCCATTTCACGGTTTACAATACGAATTAACGTGGTGTATACATATGTGTAATGATGATTTATTGCTACTTTCGAAAGTTTTTGAGAACGTGGCAAGTTTTTACTTAAAAAAGTGCCTCCAGATCACTTGGATCAGCTAA